The Candidatus Denitrolinea symbiosum DNA window TCCGCCAGGCCGAGCTTGATCTTCGCGGCGCCGTCGGTGATCTTGCGCGTCACGAACTCCAGTCCGCGGCGGGGACTCTCGTGGTTGAAAAGGATTCCCGAGGCGGTAAACAGGTTGAACGACTCGCGATAGTTGACCGCGATGAAGTGCCCGTACACTTTGGCGACGCCATACGGACTGCGCGGGTAGAAAGGCGTGGTCTCGCGCTGGGGAACTTCCAGCACCTTGCCGAACATCTCGCTGGAGGAGGCCTGATAGAAACGGATCTTCGGGTCCACGTAGCGGATGGCTTCGAGCAGGCGCGTCACGCCGAGGGCGGTCACGTCGCCAGTCAGCGCGGGCTGGTTCCAGGAGGTCGGGACGAAGGACTGCGCGGCGAGGTTGTAAACCTCGGCAGGCCTGTACTCCTCCAACAACGCGATGAGCGAACCCTGGTCGGTGAGGTCGCCCTGCTCCACGCTGATCTTGTCCAGCAGGTGTTCGATGCGTTCATACGTGACCGTGCTGGAGCGGCGCGCCACGCCTACAACTTTATAGCCTTTCGAGAGCAAAAGTTCGGCGAGATAGGAACCGTCCTGTCCCGTGATCCCCGTAATGATGGCGGTAGGCATATGTTCTCCTAGGTAGTCTGATGGTCGGATGGTCAGATAGTTAAATGGTCGGTGAAGTGAGGCTGTGAAGGGCGGATAGCGACTTCAAAATTCAGCGGCTGAATTATACCCATAAACCAGGTTTCTGCCAGAAACCTGGTTTATGAGGATTTTCGATCCCGCAGCCAACCCGCTCCCATGACCAGCGCGGCGAGGACGACGATCAGCAGGATCATCGCCCCGAACGGGAGTTGCCCGCCGACGTGGTAATAGCGGCTGACGTACCACTGCGTGAACACGACGAGGAAGATTCCCTCCACGAGCAACCATCTGACCAGCCAGCGGTCGCGGCCAACCCAGGCGTACGCGGCCGCCGCGGCCTGGACCGCGATCAGGATGACGCGGTAGCGCGGGTTATCCCAACTGTCCGCGCCGCCGCGCAGGGCGGAGATGACGATCCACGCCCACGCGGCCGCCGTCAGCCAGAGGAGGAGGCGGCGCGCGGAGCCAGTCTCCCGCCGAACGATGGCGAACGGCGCGTAGAACAGGAGCGGCACGAGCGCGTACCATCCCGCCGAGCGGAAGATGTAGAGCGCGCGGAAGAGCGGCGCGGCTGGCTCGATGAACGTTGCGGGCAGGACGGGCTGCGTGACGCCGTAAACCATCACGAAGAGCGGACGCAGCCATTCGGGCATTTCGCTGAAGAGTTTCTGCACCCAGCCCGAGCCGCGTTCGAGCTGGTGGATGTCCCATTTGACCGCGCCGCGCGTCCAGTTCATGACGACGCCGAGGGGCGAGGAGCCGAAAGGCTGGCTGCGTTCCAACCCCCAGGCGAGGAGATAGAGTCCCGCGAGGAAGACGATCCCGATGACGACGAGCGCCGTCCACGAGACGCGGCCATGCTCGCGCGTCATCCACATCCAGCCCGCCAGGATGACGAGGACGAGCAGCGCAATGGCGGGCGAGACGAGGAGCATCCCCGCGAAGGCGAGGAGGAGCCAAAGCAGGGCGCGGCGCGGGGCGGATTGCTCCCTGTCGGGGGCGCTGCGCGAGTAGTCCACCCATCCCCACAACGCCATCGCGACGAAAGCCATGAGAAAGGGTTCGCGC harbors:
- a CDS encoding GDP-mannose 4,6-dehydratase, with the translated sequence MPTAIITGITGQDGSYLAELLLSKGYKVVGVARRSSTVTYERIEHLLDKISVEQGDLTDQGSLIALLEEYRPAEVYNLAAQSFVPTSWNQPALTGDVTALGVTRLLEAIRYVDPKIRFYQASSSEMFGKVLEVPQRETTPFYPRSPYGVAKVYGHFIAVNYRESFNLFTASGILFNHESPRRGLEFVTRKITDGAAKIKLGLAEELRLGNLDAQRDWGFAGDYVDAMWRMLQQDKPDNFVIGTGETHSVREFCEIAFGRVDLDYKKYVVMDERYYRPAEVDLLISDPTKAGEVLGWEPKVGFKQLVEMMVDSDMKRLSAKAA